The DNA window CGCTACCCAGCGCGATATGGATAATGCGATTACGACGCTGACCAAGAATGTATCAGTCAAAAGTGAGGAAGATAATCTCTTCGAGCTTTCCGCCGAAATTGGCGATGGAGATTTGTCCGATTCAGAGAATGCCGAATTGGCGCAAGCTGTTGTCCAAAAACTGATCGATATCTTTCGTGAAGAGAACATAGCAGGCAATCGCGGTGAAGTTGCAGGAACTCTTGTGTTCCTCGACGAGCAGCTTGAAGCGCGCAAGCGCGAACTCGAAGACGCTGAACAGAAGCGTTTGGCTTTCGAAGCCGAGCATCCCGATCTGATCGGTGGTTCCGGCACTTTGGCAAACAAGCGAGCGATGATGCGCTCCGACCTGCGTGATGTAGAAGCTGATCTCGCGGCGGCGCAAAGCGCATTGGCCGCGATCAATGGGCAGCTTGCGGGTACGCCCCAAACGGTTCCTGGAGTGGGTCGTTCAGGCGGAGCGCGGTCTGCATTGGCAGAAGCGCAAGGTCGGCTGGCTTCTTTGCAAGCGCGGGGTCTAACAGACAGCCACCCTGACATTATCGCGCTCAACAAGCAGATTACATTACTTAAAAGTCAAGCGGCGGGAGAGAATCCCAATGTCGCCGGGACGTCAAATCCAGCTTACAGCGCGCTTCAGTCAATCAAAGCTGAACGTCAGGCTAATGTTCAATCGTTGGCATCGCGGCAGGCTGCCCTGCAGTCAGAACTTACGGCGCTGATGGCAAGTCAAGCCAGCGAACCAGCTGTTGCCGCGGAGGCAAGCCGGATCAGTCGTGATTATGAAGTGCTCAAGGACAATTATGACGAATTGCTACAAGACCGCGAAGAAATGAAGCTGCGCGGTCAGGTGGAGAATGAGCGTAGCTCTTTCAAATTTGAGGTAATCGATCCTCCAACGACACCGCGCACACCGTCCGCTCCTAACCGTCCACTACTATTGATCGGCGTGTTGCTAGCTGGCCTTGCAGCAGGTGCTGGAACCGCATTCGCCATTGGCCAACTTCGTTCGACCTTCGCGACAACAGCCAAGCTTGAGCGTTCGCTCGGCCTCCCGGTTCTCGGCGCGATCTCGCAAACCATGACCGACACCGCACGTCAGGTTCGCACCAAACGGATGAGAATGTTCTTCGGCGCCTCTGCCGCGCTTGGGGGCATGTGTGTGGTTCTGTTGGCGGTTGAATTCGTCCAGCGCGGCATGGTGGCTTGAGGAACAGGATATGACAGAACAAAGCAAAATCCCGCTTCCTGGCGACAAAGACTCGAAGGATAGCTCGCTTTTCGAAAGAGCAAGCGGTGCATTTGGCTTCGACCCATTCAAGGCAAGCCCGATAAAGGGTAAACTGCCCGAGCGGGAACTGAAGCGTGCCAAAGTGCGTCAGGTGGACAAGAAAGCGATCGACGCCGCGGCTGAAGAGCCAGCCGCTGATACGTCTGCGCGGCGTAGCCTGCCTGCCGTTCCATCGGAATATCAGCCTGAGCAATCTTCTCAGTCCAACCTTCCGTCACCAGTTCGTCCATCCGAAATAGTAGTCGAGCAGGACTTCGGTGCGGTTGCGCTGGCAGGTAAGAAATTCCCTGTAGATCGCCAACATTTACGCGAACAGGGTCTGATTGTTCCTGAAGGGACGGTCACAGGTTTGATCGAAGAATTTCGCATTGTGAAACGTCAGTTGATCAAAGCTGCAAAAGAGCGTGGAACCGCAAAATCGCGCCGGGTGCTGATCTGTTCACCGCATCCCGGTGAAGGCAAGACTTTCTGCGCGACCAACCTCGCCATCGCGATGGCGGCAGAGCGCGATAGCGAAGTGCTGCTGATCGACGGAGACTTCGCTAAACCTTCGATCCTGTCGACTTTGGGCCTGCCCAAGGGACCCGGGTTTATGGACTGCCTTGCAGACGATTCGATCAAGCCAGAGGACATGGTGATTGGCACCGATATCCCCGGACTGTGGGTGCTGCCGTCGGGCAGCCAGACCAATTCAGACAGCGAGTATTTGTCGAGCGTACGCACTGGAGAAGTGCTCGACCGGCTGACCATAGGCGCACCAAATCGTATGGTGATTTTCGATACTCCTCCTGCTTTGTCTGCCTCTCCGGCAGCTGAGTTGGCCAAATATGTCGGGCAAGCCTTGATTGTCGTGCGAGCGGATAAGACCGGACAAAGCGCGCTGGAAGATGCGTGCCAGCTGCTC is part of the Pontixanthobacter gangjinensis genome and encodes:
- a CDS encoding XrtA system polysaccharide chain length determinant, which encodes MNEVFEDLRAAIFSVWQRRWLALAVAWGVCLFGWLVVAMIPNAYESQARIYVQLEDVLAEQIGIKGGAERDITRVRQTLSSAVNLEKVIRSTKLGEKIATQRDMDNAITTLTKNVSVKSEEDNLFELSAEIGDGDLSDSENAELAQAVVQKLIDIFREENIAGNRGEVAGTLVFLDEQLEARKRELEDAEQKRLAFEAEHPDLIGGSGTLANKRAMMRSDLRDVEADLAAAQSALAAINGQLAGTPQTVPGVGRSGGARSALAEAQGRLASLQARGLTDSHPDIIALNKQITLLKSQAAGENPNVAGTSNPAYSALQSIKAERQANVQSLASRQAALQSELTALMASQASEPAVAAEASRISRDYEVLKDNYDELLQDREEMKLRGQVENERSSFKFEVIDPPTTPRTPSAPNRPLLLIGVLLAGLAAGAGTAFAIGQLRSTFATTAKLERSLGLPVLGAISQTMTDTARQVRTKRMRMFFGASAALGGMCVVLLAVEFVQRGMVA
- a CDS encoding P-loop NTPase family protein, with product MTEQSKIPLPGDKDSKDSSLFERASGAFGFDPFKASPIKGKLPERELKRAKVRQVDKKAIDAAAEEPAADTSARRSLPAVPSEYQPEQSSQSNLPSPVRPSEIVVEQDFGAVALAGKKFPVDRQHLREQGLIVPEGTVTGLIEEFRIVKRQLIKAAKERGTAKSRRVLICSPHPGEGKTFCATNLAIAMAAERDSEVLLIDGDFAKPSILSTLGLPKGPGFMDCLADDSIKPEDMVIGTDIPGLWVLPSGSQTNSDSEYLSSVRTGEVLDRLTIGAPNRMVIFDTPPALSASPAAELAKYVGQALIVVRADKTGQSALEDACQLLAACPDIKLLLNAAQFSPSGRNFGSYYGYGE